One Agrobacterium vitis genomic window carries:
- a CDS encoding helix-turn-helix domain-containing protein — protein sequence MRRLGLTQEEAGRRVGLPHPKVSALLRSDIANLSKRKLMDALNCLGYDIEITVRPTADPAPNARSRLD from the coding sequence GTGCGCAGGCTTGGACTGACGCAGGAGGAGGCAGGGCGGCGCGTCGGCCTTCCTCACCCGAAGGTCTCGGCGCTGTTGCGTAGCGATATCGCCAACCTCTCAAAACGCAAGCTGATGGATGCTTTGAACTGCCTTGGTTACGATATCGAGATCACGGTGCGGCCTACGGCCGATCCGGCACCTAACGCTCGTAGTCGCCTAGATTAA
- a CDS encoding reverse transcriptase family protein, which yields MRRKKVRDRFERYELARSPFSQKPTQRDIAKLLGESRDDLRKLINYKEQFVVRRKAIIGKKQKERDLRYPVSRLRAVHERLKFHLNKVKLPSYLFSPRRNRGQRDNAVLHLDQDRYLTLDLKQFYPSTTAQMVWKWFRDDLGMYDDVAGMLTHLSTIDEKVSFGSPLTPVLCALIHRPMFDRIAEICDEHELRYSLWVDDLTISGRHISVEILKKIRAVVQEAGLKTHKIRFHSGRKPIFITGIGVVGAHLVAANSLNLRLKTAWAEYHGAQTINERDHCTQVLLAQLGTLRHIVGAKTDAGQKAANEMNSLRQKLKKHRVQDAKLQAAKRQIAASQTITEAADAPF from the coding sequence ATGCGTCGTAAAAAAGTCCGCGACAGGTTTGAACGCTATGAACTTGCGCGATCACCTTTCTCTCAAAAGCCGACGCAGCGCGATATTGCTAAGCTGCTCGGGGAAAGCCGGGACGATCTGCGAAAGCTGATCAACTACAAAGAGCAGTTCGTTGTTCGGCGGAAGGCCATAATCGGCAAAAAGCAGAAAGAAAGAGATTTACGATATCCAGTTTCCCGCCTCAGAGCTGTCCACGAACGTCTGAAATTCCACCTCAATAAAGTGAAATTGCCTAGCTACCTCTTTAGCCCCCGGCGAAACCGGGGCCAAAGAGATAATGCGGTCCTTCACCTCGATCAGGACCGCTATCTCACGCTCGACTTGAAGCAATTTTATCCCTCGACAACGGCTCAAATGGTCTGGAAGTGGTTCAGAGATGATTTGGGCATGTATGACGATGTTGCTGGGATGCTCACCCACCTGTCTACGATTGATGAAAAGGTTTCATTCGGATCGCCGCTCACGCCGGTCTTGTGTGCGCTTATTCACCGTCCAATGTTCGACCGTATCGCTGAGATCTGTGACGAGCACGAATTACGCTACTCGCTTTGGGTCGATGACCTGACTATTTCTGGCCGTCATATATCTGTTGAGATCTTGAAGAAGATCAGAGCGGTAGTCCAGGAGGCGGGACTAAAGACGCATAAGATAAGATTTCATTCTGGTAGAAAGCCGATTTTTATCACCGGGATCGGCGTTGTTGGCGCTCATCTGGTTGCTGCAAATTCTTTGAATTTGAGACTGAAAACGGCTTGGGCAGAATATCATGGCGCCCAAACAATCAATGAACGAGATCACTGTACGCAAGTACTTCTTGCGCAGTTGGGTACTCTCAGACACATTGTAGGTGCAAAAACCGATGCAGGGCAGAAAGCCGCCAATGAGATGAATTCTCTACGGCAAAAGCTGAAAAAGCATCGTGTGCAAGACGCAAAATTACAAGCAGCCAAACGGCAAATTGCTGCCTCGCAAACTATCACGGAAGCGGCCGACGCCCCTTTTTAA